CATATAATTTCATTGCATATAACTTTATTAATATTCactaattttgtttgtaggtgGAAACTGTCACAGTAGACAATGCTACTGCAAATGATAGTTGCGTTAGAAGATTGaaggaagattttcaaatgcaGAGACCTTTATTATGTGATGGAAAACTTTTCCATGTTAGGTGCACTGCCCATATTGTAAAATTGTTAGTTCATGATGGGGTGGCTGTGATTAAACCCATCATAGACAATATTTGGGAAAGTGTGAAGTTTATAAGAGCTAGTGAggcaagacaaaaaaattttgcgAAAATTTCTATGCAGTGTGGAATAAAAGAGAGGAAGCTAGTTTTGGATTGTGCTATACTATGGAATAGTACATACAAAATACTAATTACAACACTACAGTTCAAAGAggtctttcttcattttatgtttgttgagtCAAGCTACATATATATTGCCCGACAAGGGAAGAGTGAGAGAGATTAGAGGTTGTCTGTgactttttagaaatatttaatgatataacaaaattaatttttgggtCGCAGTATACAACTACAAATATGTATTTTCAAGAAGTTTTTAGGATAAAAGAGATCCTGAAAGAGCGAGAATTTGATGAGGATTATTCTATATCAATGATGGTGTGAGCaatgtcaaaaaaatttaacaaatattgggGTGAGATGAATTTTCTTATAGCGATCGCTAGCATCATGGATCCCaggtaattaatttacaattgattgggtttattataatatatatgtatacaaagaATATGTTTCTAACTAATTTGTTTGGCTTATGATGATTTCAGGATAAAGTTTCTTATGATTACTTTGACATTTCCCATTTtatatggtgaagaaaatgccCTTGTGGAGATAGAAAATATGAGAAGAACACTAGAAAAATTATACAGAGAATACGTTGACATGTTATCATCAAGAAATTCATCAACTGCATTTGCACATCCACAACATCAGATAAAGACCAAACAAGCACCATCAAGTACATCAGGTACATTAGATCATTGTcattaaatgaaactttataacatatcattagttctaacatttaatttgtaCGTAAATCATCAAACTCTCGATATTTAGAGAGTAGAcgttttcatttaatttgtaCGTAAATCATCAAGCTCTCGATATTTAGAGTTAAATGAAACTGCATTTGAAGGatcataaagaaaaaacatactTAGAAGAAACCATGAAGTCTGAGTTAGAAATGTATCTAGAAGAACGTATTGTTGAGATACCTGACGAAGTCAACTCAGACGACTTTAATGTGCTTCACTGGTGGAGGgacaatcaatataagtataaagtacTTTCAAAAATGGCAGTCGATATCTTAGCAATTCCTATTACAACAGTGGCTTCGGAGAGCGCATTTAGTGCGGGCAGTAGAGTGATTGACACGTACTGGTCATCTCTATCGCCAGAAACAATCAATATGCTTATGTGTGGAGCTGATTGGATAAGAACACTTTATAATATGAAGAAACAAGATGAGGTAGTCAATTACTTATCACAACTACATgatatcttcttctttttcattaaacTGTTGGTAGTATGATTAATagcttttattcatttttaatttcttgaagaaCGAAGGTAAAAACAAGATTGCTGAGCttatcttaccaaataaataaagatataaggTAACATGCCGTTTAATagcatttaattattaattgttgttgtctttataatatttaatagttgAGTAACTTTGTGGATGTATGCGACgttgtttttttatcttaatagaATCCAGTTGGGTTTAATAGCACGTATGAACTTTTTTGCACCTATATTGTTGGAAGCAgcccaaattttattatatgttgtaTGTATCTTGTTTCAAAGACTACTGAGAGGACATTGGAACAAAAGTAGGAAGATCAAAAGAGggtaatttattatatgttgtATGTATCTTcccttcaattatttttctttgtggGAACTGCATCATTGACAAAAATGTTGTTACTGTGCGATATATGCCTCTGCTGCTCTACTGTGTATAAGTTACaagtaaagaaaaaggaaaatcaaaagCAGAGGAAGCCATTTGCTTTCTACACTGCTTCTCTGTTTGGGTTCTCTTTCAAGAAACACACTTATCTGTTTTCTCTTCTCTGGaaaactttttttgttttgaagatGCCAAGACCAGGTCCAAGGCCTTATGAATGTGTTAGAAGATCATGGCATAGTGAAAGGCAGCAACCATGAGAGGTCCTCTCATTCCAGAAATTTTCAGGTCTAACTcttatcactttttttatttttttcctttatcaaaAGTTCATATGTGTTTATGTGTAGTTACCAATTTTTGGCTTCTATTTTGCTTAGAGTTGGCAAGAAAAGCTCCCTGTTGTTGTCTTGAAATCGGTAGAAATTATGTACTCTAAAGCCAATTCGGAGGTTGGTTcattttagttcaaaattttgaattttgttattcCTTTCTGATGGGAATCTAATTAAAAAAGTCGACCATCGCAGGCCCAAAGGGAAGAATCCAGAAGGCAGTCCAGGAGGTGAGGATGTTGGCCCAACTGAGAGCAAAAAGAAAGACCAAATGGGTGAGGACAGAATGGAGAATTCACTAGAGCAGCTGAAAGACTGAAATCAGTTGTTTGGTTTTGCTGTTGAACTCATTATTGTAAGCTGGGTATGTTATTAAAGTTAATGTTTCATCATGGACATGGATTGAAATATTAAACTCTGCTCAATTCAGTTTCAATAGGAAAACTGCTCAATTATACATATGTTACCAGGCAAATGAGGGTGTATATATGATTCTGATTGTTCTTTTCTATCCTTGCGTGAGTGAATGTTTGGGCGTTGATGATTGAGTTGTAGTTGGAGAgatataagaatattgaatCTGCAGGAGGAGGCTGTGTCTGGAGCTTGCTGGAGGAGCTGTGAGATTTGCTGGAACCTACAGCTAGCTGGATATTTGGCCCTTCATACAGGTTTGCAACACTTTCTAATGTTTCTCTGTAAACAAGCCTAAAGTCTGATATGTTCTTGGGTTTAGTATTGTTCATTTTCAAGCTTAAATGTTGCATCTTGATTATGTGATAGACTTAAATTTGTAATGTAAGTTTCAGAAagtaaaagttaaatattaataacttaATGTGGTTTGCATTTTGCCTAAAATTAGTAGCGAAAAACACCTTTTGCATTTTGGATGGGTGAATTTCAATGATCCAGAAGGCTGTTTTCTGTGACATGTTTGGAACTTGGTCTACTTTAAGGGGGAGtttattgagtttttaatactattatagttattgaaatttaatGTGACCAAATATCTCCAATTGACTTCTTTTTTTCGTTATGTTTGTTCAATGATGTGCCATCTTGTAGCAATATAGCAATCTTATTGCATAGAGTTGTCTATACTTATTGAATCagcaaatataatatttagagtagaattgtttctgttttctcttaattctaaattaaaagcCTAATCTGAATGCTATATCAATAGTTGGTAGACAGAGTTGCCAAAGGAGAATTGAATTCTGCTTTTGCTGTTGTGAGGCCTCCTGGCCATCATGCTGAAAAAGATGAAGCAACGGGATTCTGTCTATATAACAATGTGGCTATTGCAGCAAGTTTTCTGTTAAATGAAAGAGTGAAGGCCAggtttctttctatttttatttttaaatcagttGTCATTCATAATATAAGATGACATTTATATCTATCATCTTCAGTTGTCATTCATAATAGTGGTGGCATCTCTTTCACTTGTTCCAATTTGCATTATTGAAATCAGATCTTGTTGGTACACTGATATGCCTTATTTTTGTTCACTGCATTAATAAGTACATGTATACCTTCATAATTTGTTCTATCTGGCTGTGTTTCGGCTGTGAAAATTGTGCTAATCTGTGTTGCTTGTTATGGAGGACCTAGAAGTATAAATGGGATCTCTGTTTGTGCAACTTCTTGACATATGGAAAAAGAGAATTGATATCTTCTTGACATATAATCTGAGTTACATTGTTTAATCTGTGTTTTTTCATGGTTAGTGGTGGATAATTTGGGGTAAAAGTTTTCCATATACAGTCATTCATTTTTCAGTTTCCGTGTTTTCTCTGTAAAGTTTGAAGCTTGCTTGGCATATTAGATTGGGTTTTATATTTTGGTGCTGTGTGTCTAATCTGTGACCTATTTATGGTTCTTCATATGCTTTGTAGTGTTGCAGCTTTGTTATAACCAGTTAACAGGCAGCATACCCACCAAGCTTAGTTCTTTGAAGAAGCTTAGTGTTGTTGCTCTCCAATCTAATCACCTCACTGGTGCAATCCCTGCAAGTTTAGGTGATCTGAGTATGTTAAGGAGACTAGATTTGAGCTTCAATCGCTTATTCGGTTCAATCCCGCAAAAATTAGCTGATGCTCCTCTTCTGGAAGTTTTAGACATTCGAAACAATACTCTGTCTGGCAATGTGCCTCCTGGTAATCAAGTTTCTACagcttttgtttgatttattctattttttgattGATAATTAGTCTGATTTCTTGAAAAACCTCAATGgaacttgattttgttttaatatggTTAATGAAGCTTTGAAGAGACTGAATGAAGGATTTCTATATGAAAACAATCTGGAGCTATGTGCAGCTGGgttttacttgaaggcttgcAGTGCTTCAAGTAGAATCAATCCTAATAGACCTGAACCTTTTGGAACTAGTACAACAAGAAACATGCCGGAGACAGCAGATTTGCAGCCGCCTTGCAACCAAACTTTCTGCTCAAATTCATCCAAATCTCATCAAGCATCTGTTGTTGTTCGTGCAATTGTTGTAACCAATGCATTATTAGCTTTCCAGGATAATAAACACAGATGCTATGACCGTTTGGAACTGGTGCTTGACTTGGTCCTCACGTGGCATTCAATATGAATTTGTTTTACAGTTGAAAATTGCATGTTTCAGGTCAACTTTCCAAGATAATCACAGATGCTATGACCGTTTTTCCATTTTTGCTGGGTTTACTATCTTAAGATCATATCTTTGCATTCAAAGCTATAACTAATGAAGTGGAAGTATCAATAGCTAAGctaataattaatttggtttCTCCTGAATCATGGGTCGGCAGGTCGATGAAAGTTTTTGTACATGCctttttattataacaataaaattatatgtatcatttttgtgtataaaacaCTCATCTgagtataattttatctttaatttttaattatccaatcacatgataatatatcgttatttatgcacataatattattcttttgttataaatataagaatgattttttatattatcatgtgataaAAGAAGTTAAGTTAACTAAACTAGTGtccgaaaaataaaaaattattatgaaaaaaaaccagaaaaacCTTTGCTGAATATAACTGACAAACAAGAATGGAAGTTACACAACGTGTCACAGACTCACAGCAGGTGGATGGATGGTGTAATGCAAATTAATTGAAACTCACGCCAAGTTGGTCTCCTATTCCAAACTTGCTTAAAAATAATAGGAAAATTGTTGCAAAATGAAAGTAGgaaaaacacaatcaagaataCTGAAAGATATTGTTTAtccaattaataaattatttatttgtataataaataaaaattaaggtaTAATTGTTTatccatttaaaaaattattttaatttatttaaagaaaaaattctagttaaaattaatgtatacGAATTAAAATGGGATAAAAGAAGTCAAGTCAATTAAATTAGTGTccgaaaaatgaaaaattattatgaaaactaGAAAAACCCTTGTTGTACACAACTAACAAACAAGAATGAAAGTTGCAGGGATTGATTATCTGCtaaattagttttgtgtttattcttgaaaatatttaaaatatataaatagattgatttacaaataatgaaaatgcattaaataatgtttaaacgaaaataacattttgaaattgaaactgTGATCCTGTGAACAGGCTCGTTAGGCTCGGCTCGACAGCTCGTTCGATAGCTCGGCTCGATGGCTCGGCTCGTTAAGAATAAGCGAGCCTAGCTCGATATCCCGACTTGTGAAACATATTCGATTTGTCAGCTTGCTCCAAGCTCGCGAGTAGCTCGGCTCGGTATGTATTCTGAGTCAGGCTCCTTAAAGGCTCGCGAATAGCTCGTGAGCCTATGAGCTCGAACATGAGCTGCATTTTCATTACGTTCGACAAGCTCGAGTCGTGGCTCGGCTTGAATGAATAGTTATCGAGCTGATACCGAGTTTGCCTGTgtttgagctcggctcgaaaTCCAACTTTATCCATGAGTGTGGTACTCAGGATGTGATatcaaacattatattattGACATGAATTTGTGCACACACAATGTTATTTTGTAGAGTAATGTACAATTGTAATGAGTATCAGATTGGCTACTGATtaaaatatgtcattatataattgtgtattactttatctttaattcaaaatcactcaatcatacgattacatatcattatttaaataagtgtacataatattactcttttttatGCATTTAATGAACAAAGTTTTATAAGCAATACTTCTTTTGTAGCTATGGTTAACTAGGAAAATAGTCAATCTATCGTACCAAACCCTAAATGCTTATTATAATCAGCATTAGATCTGATAGTTCGTGTCATCAGATTGTATTCATATCGCATCAATTCAGATTTTGTGTCAGATACTTTTAACTCTTATCTGACCTGAATTATAATcgtatcgaaattttttaaccctaacttaaccctttaatattcaaattgatctgACCCGACCTAAATTgactcaaaattatttattgtttttactcttcaaagtgtttttatcattttagtttctttattaAATTACCCCgacatactattaataaaacacatgatataacattttatcttattgacaaatgatctaaaaatttacttactaaaacttttaaaacacgttaataatctaactaaccaaattaaattcttactacttaataataaaataaaatatttaaataaatataaaaaataatatgggtaattataattatacgaagatacaattatatacaatctgtaaatattttaaatttttactataaagataaaatatataattataatatgagtaagaACTTTCAAAGACGTCTATAATTTGactaactaaattatttttttactacttaataataaaataaaatatttaaataaaaataaataataatatgagtaattataattatttaaagatacaattatgtacaatttataaatatttcaactattgttaatattgttttttaacatttttataatttctaacAAATTTCATTCAAGTAACATTTCCCTAAAATATTTGAGTCGATTCTgatcatatcaaattattttcatgTAAAGATTAATactattcaatttaatttcaagtcATATCGGATTTATTCGAAATAGATTTCGTATCAAAAAACTCAATtctaatttgacatttttcatATCGTATCGAATTAATAGGGGTATTGAAAATTACCAACTCTAATAAGTACAAAACTTTTATGACATCGTACACAATCTCGAAATTGAGGATCTTCAAAACCTACATATTATTCCACATATACTTCttccaaaaaaaattcattcaaaaatgcaattattattactttactaatttaaaatccTAATTAATTGAGCCTGAAAGAcatgttcaaaaaatttttaatgataagaagcaaattaagtaattatttttgtttctgcATCTATTGAAATGAtacattcttattttttaagatttgttAACCAAAGCACTCTATcgatattattatataaatgtaatttttgtcTCTAAATTGAAgtaacacatttttttttataattacataattgcCACAAAAGACTTAAAACAGATATGTCTaccttgaaagaaaaatatctgTTAGTTTATACTATCTTTTAGCATAATTAAATAAGTATCTAAATGATACacaatcaatttatataatcttttagttttataagcattgaatgtaatattttttacctTCAGTGAAATGATCTTTTAGCATTGAATGTAATATGAATGAAATAACATACTTGCAATCACAAACATAAAACACACAAGGAAAAAAGTTGTTAACTtcactaaataaaataaactatttcgtataattaaagaaattaagatattcataaaaaatatatataaagaaagataaaatcaaaatatttgcCACATAACTCCCCCACAGTTGTCATTTTATTAACGTATTAATATAAATGCCTTCAACACAGAAACCTATTGATCAAATTAgcttgatatataaaaattgagtaTGAGTGTTGTCAACAAAGcaaatatgattttcttatagaagttattaataatatcaagCATGATGATAGTAAGTCACTCGACCGAACTTCCCCAAAAGGTCGAATTTCCCACGAAGGTGAatgttcaaataataaattatttgcaAAGTAAATTGGACTTGGGTCTTCGTTGTAAATTTGCTGATAATGATCTTGGTTCACATTGGCTCCGTTATTCGACTACATACTCTTTTCATTTCTCGGTAAACTTTTTTGGAACAACTCAATTCTATTGTCATTTTGTATGGAAAGGGCGTTCTGAGtggtttgatatttttattcaGAAAAGAGATAATTGCAAAGATTGTGTTTGGAAAATAAGAGAAACTGGTCCTTGCTTCCAAGGCCTCCTAATTaatgaggaatattgttttagtTGGAATCGTTAGTTGatgtatgcttttttttttttttaagttatgaaaatgaataaaaatattaatgaataacTTTCCTCGGATTGATTTTGATGTCCACGAAATATTTTacatctcaaattttttaacacacTCTATTCAAGAAATCATGACTAATCTAGGGAGCCAATGgtctcaaactttttttttttaattctatttaaaatttttaaatgtattcaTTAATCGggtatattaataaattaaatctacaTTACTTTGTGCAGACACTATTTCATTTAGTAGACACTaatgttatataaaattatattgagtaTCAAATTgagtattaatgataatgtgtcattcccccttagggttttaatattttcatggtGTTTCCAATAAGCTTCTTTGTTGCTCTCTTCCTCCTAACACTCTTTCTCTCTAGACGTCACCCATTTCGTCCGTCATTAAGGAACAATAACTAGATTTAAAACCCACGAGTCGTTTTCAAATCTAGATGAATCATTGTTAGGGCTAGGTTTCATCTGTCATCTACCTTAGTTCATCTTCCTTCATCGATCATCTTCCTTCATGCGTCATCCATCGTCCTTTGTCCATCTCATTTCCTTTGTCCTTCGTTCGTCTCATTTCCTTAGGTTTGGGTTTCATCCTTTGTCCGTCAAACCTTCATTGACAAAATCAATGACATCAGAGAGGGAGAGTTAGGGCTAGGTTTCATCTGTCATCTACCTTAGTTCATCTTCCTTCATCGATCATCTTCCTTCATGCGTCATCCATCGTCCTTTGTCCATCTCATTTCCTTTGTCCTTCGTTCGTCTCATTTCCTTAGGTTTGGGTTTCATCCTTTGTCCGTCAAACCTTCATTGACAAAATCAATGACATCAGAGAGGGAGAGTTAGGGCTAGGTTTCATCTGTCATCTACCTTAGTTCATCTTCCTTCATCGATCATCTTCCTTCATGCGTCATCCATCGTCCTTTGTCCATCTCATTTCCTTTGTCCTTCGTTCGTCTCATTTCCTTAGGTTTGGGTTCCATCCTTTGTCCGTCAAACCTTCATTGACAAAATCAATGACAtcggagagggagagggagtaGCGGGAGGAAGAGAGCGATGAAGAAGCTTGTTGGAAAAtctgagaaaaaaattaaaaccctaagaagaaaatgattactttttaaatcttggatgaaataacattattagatttttaaattaagaggagaaatgtaataaatttttagttttttaatatttttagttaaataatatttttacctttaaccgtaataataaattttaacagattgatgagtatttgaatttttaaaagttaatgaaaaagaatataaaaaaaaaaaagtaaactttgAATAGGAATAATTGCTTTGGGCTGGTTATAATTAGTACAAAGCTTTTTTAAACTTGTAGGCATAATGGCGAAACTGAGAATCTTCAAAATCAACGAGCACCCATAAgcaattattatataaagatatatggAGCCACCAGTTTCAACGACAGCCCAAAACACTCTGTCCATATTGTTACATGAATGTAATATTTGTTCCCTAATTTGAAAtaacaccttttttttttataattactacTTGCCacaaaaaacttaaaacaaataTGGATGTATAAAAGctatcaatttttgttaaaaatatttattctaatgAAGGTGTATTTGTTAATTCATATTActgttgtatttatttattatttgtttatttgttttatgttttaattttccaaattgaactgttttatatataatcaatggGATTACGAGAATccttaaattatatgtttttaaatagtttatatttcattatttaattattttacaagaTAATTTGATGTCTAAAACTATTGAAATCATAATGAATGatacaaaattgaataattataaatttataagttgTAATTATAATGTGCTGTGAGAAAAGTAACCACTTTAGAGAATAAATTGCTCTTAAATCAACCTTCAATTGAGATTTGTCAATCACACAagattttaattctttttcataatttttaaatttatttattaattcgggatattaataaattaaaggaGCACTTGCCAAAGAATGATGAActgtttgtaataaaaaaaattcatttcgttggaataaaaaaaagcatttaaagaggataaataaaaaaattaaaatataaatataaatatctttatatatatatattctttttaactCCACATTTTTTATGCAATAAAACTAGACATACATGTTTTTGATACACAAATTAagtacacagataatatatcattatgtaatttgatgatttaaaatcaaagttaaaataatacacaatcacatgataatacattatctatgtaCCAAAAGTATGTATACATGACATTGCTCTTTCTTATGTTATATCAAATGCATATTctgaaaatattatattcaaatgtATAGCTtgcatgaaaaatattaattccaTATCTTCATTAATAGTgtcttaaaaaaattcaagaaattttaaaagataagaatgaaatatgcaaaataatttttcaagtgATCCACTAGAATCCGGCTACCACGAAGAAGAAACATTGACATAGGATTCGACAAAGAAGCGCCCTTCATCGATGCTTTTGGACAATGCATCATTGTCCAGATCAACAATTCTTCATCAACGCTTCTTCTCTGTGGTGACCAAGTTCGTTGAGTCACAAAATTCTATTGCATCaccgaaaaaataaaactctaaagGGAAAATtgcaacttttcaaagtttaattatgaggagatattgttagttttctaaactaagaagggaattgatataaatttttggagctttaaagtttaatagtaaaataacgattttatctttatctctaatatAAATTAGTCCATAGATGAGTATTTTGGTTTGTGAACTATCATTGGTGTGCTTTTaagattagactaaaacttggatgggaaatatcTTCTAgcctatataaaaatttagaatgagTGTTCTCAACAAAGCaagtaatattttcttattcaagCTATTAATAATATCCAGTATGGCTATATTAAGTCAGTCAATCAGTTTTCCTTTTCCTCAAAAGGTGAATATTGTAATAGTGAATGATTTGCAAAGTAATTTGGATTTGGGTATTTATTATAAATCCGCTAATGATGATCTTGGTGCACATTAGCTCCTTCATTTGACTGGATACTCTTTCTATTTTAAGGTGAACTTTTTTGAGAGACTTCAATTCTATTGTCATTTTGAATGGTAGAGACATTCTGAATGGTTTGATATCTGTGTTCAGAAAAGAGACTCTTGTAGACATTATATCTAGAAAATAAGAGAAACTGGTCCTTGCCTCCAAGGTCGTGAGGAAGCTTGTTTTAATTGGAATCGTTAACCAATGTATGTTTGTTTTGCAAGTTCTTTAcgaaattgaataaaaatattattgaataactTTCAATGGATtggaataatttataaattaacgTGGACTTGGTTTTTCATTGTAAATCTACTTATGACAATCTTGGTAAACATGTGCTCccttattctctttttttagtTAAAGGTAAACGTCCTTAGAGGAACTTAATTCTATTATCAATTCAAATGGTAGGGCATTTCGAGTGGTTTGATATCTCCATTCAAAGTAGAGATTCTTGCTAATATTATGTCAGGAAGATAAGAGATATTGCTCTTGCCCCTTTACTAAGCATACTTGTTTTACTTCCAAGTTCtttatgaaattgaataaaatattatttagttactTTCAATGGATTGATTTTGATgtccataaaatatttttcatctcaaatttttGAACACACCTTTGTTCAAGAAATTTGGGCAGTTAAAGAGAGccaaaattcttgaaaataaaaaatatgaaaatctacatattttattacataagcaattaaattaatattgcaTTAAATTAATGTAATCAATATGGGTGTTAACAAGATGTGAAGCCAGACACTATATCATCAACATGAATTTGTTCACACAGTCATTTTATGTCGAGTAATTTTATGTGCTATTATAATAActatcaaattatgtattattttatctttaatttaaatttactcaattatatgataacacatcatcattatttttatttttattttaatgaaaaagtttTATAAGCAATACCTCTGTAGCCATGGTTAACAAGGGAAGTATTAAATCTATCATACGAGAGCCTCATTGCTTGTTATAATCAATACAAAGCTTTTTTTAAGCCTATATGTTGTTGCACATATTCTTCTTCCATAAAAAATCCATTCACAAATGC
Above is a genomic segment from Mangifera indica cultivar Alphonso chromosome 3, CATAS_Mindica_2.1, whole genome shotgun sequence containing:
- the LOC123212569 gene encoding receptor-like protein 46, which produces MLQLCYNQLTGSIPTKLSSLKKLSVVALQSNHLTGAIPASLGDLSMLRRLDLSFNRLFGSIPQKLADAPLLEVLDIRNNTLSGNVPPALKRLNEGFLYENNLELCAAGFYLKACSASSRINPNRPEPFGTSTTRNMPETADLQPPCNQTFCSNSSKSHQASVVVRAIVVTNALLAFQDNKHRCYDRLELVLDLVLTWHSI